The following are encoded in a window of Haloarcula hispanica ATCC 33960 genomic DNA:
- a CDS encoding tyrosine-type recombinase/integrase, which produces MDRLPPAYDATPGDDALEAAIEKRLVDIDSGRYRTNVASVLRKFAAWSRDQHNISSPEDIDDDLCRQYARDLARADDRDDISPETARRYFAYVRSFLTWGVYEGLIPTNPAKTNHAEGPLPTDETETDQQYWTARDRDAICATATARVDKAGESDDIDRTAAYRDQALVFLLAYSGARSAELVAVSDDEERNGLRWRHVNLEAGTMQVFGKNRTRESAPILDDALRPLRRWKQLREPDENEAVFPRLDNAAKALDPTPSITTQSARNILADLCEWADYEFEEPLKPHGARRGLGREIYRENPQLAQDVLRHKSIETTHEGYAQEAAKRTRDEANDIISGE; this is translated from the coding sequence ATGGATCGGCTTCCGCCTGCATACGACGCTACTCCCGGGGATGATGCCCTCGAAGCAGCCATCGAGAAACGACTGGTCGATATCGACTCCGGGCGCTACCGAACAAACGTCGCCAGCGTGCTACGGAAGTTCGCAGCTTGGTCCCGGGACCAGCACAATATCTCCAGTCCCGAGGACATCGACGACGACCTCTGTCGGCAATACGCTCGTGACCTTGCTCGAGCTGATGACCGAGACGATATTTCACCGGAGACTGCTCGTCGGTACTTCGCGTATGTCCGCTCGTTTCTCACGTGGGGTGTCTATGAGGGCTTGATCCCGACGAACCCGGCCAAGACCAACCACGCCGAAGGTCCGCTCCCGACCGATGAGACCGAAACAGACCAGCAGTACTGGACCGCCCGGGACCGCGACGCTATCTGCGCTACCGCGACGGCTCGCGTCGACAAGGCCGGCGAGAGCGACGATATCGACCGCACGGCGGCCTACCGCGACCAAGCACTCGTCTTCTTGCTCGCGTACTCAGGAGCCCGCAGCGCGGAACTGGTTGCTGTCTCTGATGATGAAGAACGGAATGGTCTGCGGTGGCGACACGTCAACCTCGAAGCCGGTACAATGCAGGTGTTCGGCAAGAACCGAACCCGAGAGTCCGCGCCGATCCTCGACGATGCGCTTCGCCCGCTCCGGCGCTGGAAGCAACTTCGAGAGCCCGACGAGAATGAAGCTGTGTTCCCCAGACTCGACAACGCGGCAAAGGCATTGGATCCGACACCGTCGATCACCACACAGTCGGCTCGAAATATCCTCGCCGATCTCTGTGAGTGGGCCGACTATGAGTTCGAGGAACCACTAAAGCCACACGGCGCCCGTCGTGGCCTCGGGCGAGAAATCTATCGCGAGAACCCACAGCTGGCACAGGACGTACTCCGGCACAAATCCATCGAGACAACCCACGAAGGCTACGCACAGGAGGCCGCGAAGCGGACACGCGACGAAGCGAACGATATCATCTCCGGTGAGTAA
- a CDS encoding transposase has protein sequence MVASCDSRRTVFQRIAQQSYAEWPAYDSTSLYDRSSLAGLKEDIWTVASTWFDHEDHHSVDEFVSHYPVAYVEFGPHDRYSGATQYEMAQLFRLFLLKELHGWTHETALLTYLTHHPEPREQLGIETIPDQSTLWRSWHDRFTTELRETIEAAARTILIKAQNAGVAVPREPERSFPPQDDEEEPVSDDQAVLDEAASITNHISHVVFPAFSLNRDNGCEIHENAYWDLQTYLGLRERLAANEGARSFVYESNRDRTPLGHAHRDQIRDLSIEQIREMYRQAVTRLLEEAAETEEFFRAGIIAIDITEADPFTGDRTGHEDEIIGTKEKTDEYAYQWATVQLVGNAVPIVLDARPVRRGESRKEIVEDLLDSAQDAVHVDNVLMDREFDSQHILEMLSQRGLSYVVPKRMQTSERAQAKRLLQRGQDRYETDRKLHLGKNEWHETTLIYRRKEDSEHGDYRQYSVFMTNTSSAFLTEYGYRWEIESGYRSIKRFMAATTSKDFGLRFFYFAFACLLYSIWRAVDLLVQVELTGEYEHSPIVTADNTLTLLKKETGIG, from the coding sequence TTGGTTGCGAGCTGTGATTCACGACGCACTGTCTTTCAACGAATCGCACAGCAGTCATACGCTGAGTGGCCAGCATATGATTCGACTTCACTCTACGACCGGAGTTCTCTCGCCGGCCTGAAAGAAGACATCTGGACCGTTGCGTCCACATGGTTCGACCATGAGGACCACCACTCCGTCGATGAGTTCGTGTCTCACTACCCAGTAGCATATGTCGAGTTTGGGCCACACGACCGGTATTCTGGAGCCACCCAGTACGAGATGGCTCAACTGTTCCGATTATTTCTACTCAAAGAACTTCACGGCTGGACCCACGAAACGGCACTCCTCACGTACCTCACCCACCATCCTGAGCCCCGTGAGCAACTAGGCATAGAGACGATCCCAGACCAGTCGACGCTATGGCGAAGCTGGCACGATCGATTCACTACAGAGCTTCGCGAGACAATTGAGGCAGCTGCGCGGACGATTCTAATCAAGGCTCAGAACGCAGGCGTTGCTGTTCCGCGCGAGCCAGAACGTAGCTTTCCACCGCAAGATGACGAAGAAGAACCAGTCTCAGACGATCAAGCCGTCCTCGACGAAGCGGCATCAATTACGAACCACATCAGTCACGTCGTTTTCCCGGCATTCTCACTGAATCGTGACAATGGCTGTGAGATCCACGAGAACGCCTACTGGGACTTACAAACATATCTCGGACTTCGTGAGCGGTTAGCTGCCAATGAAGGAGCCCGCAGTTTCGTCTATGAATCGAATCGGGATCGGACGCCATTGGGCCACGCCCATCGCGATCAGATTCGTGACCTCTCTATTGAGCAGATTCGGGAGATGTACCGGCAGGCTGTGACTCGACTGTTGGAGGAAGCAGCGGAGACGGAGGAGTTCTTCCGAGCAGGAATCATCGCTATCGATATTACTGAAGCAGACCCGTTCACAGGCGACAGAACCGGACACGAAGATGAGATTATTGGGACAAAGGAGAAGACCGATGAGTACGCCTATCAGTGGGCGACGGTCCAGTTGGTCGGCAATGCGGTTCCGATTGTCCTCGATGCCCGTCCTGTACGAAGAGGTGAATCACGGAAAGAGATAGTGGAGGATCTGCTGGATTCAGCCCAAGACGCCGTTCACGTCGATAACGTACTGATGGATCGTGAGTTCGACAGCCAGCACATTCTGGAGATGCTCAGCCAACGAGGGCTTTCGTATGTCGTCCCGAAACGGATGCAGACGAGTGAGAGAGCCCAAGCCAAGCGATTGCTCCAGCGGGGTCAAGACCGATACGAGACGGATAGGAAACTCCATCTAGGGAAGAACGAGTGGCACGAGACGACACTGATCTACCGCCGGAAAGAAGACTCTGAGCACGGGGACTATCGACAATACTCGGTATTCATGACGAATACCAGCAGTGCCTTTCTCACCGAGTATGGGTATCGCTGGGAGATTGAGAGCGGCTATAGGTCGATCAAGCGGTTCATGGCTGCCACCACGTCAAAAGATTTCGGGCTTAGATTCTTTTATTTCGCGTTTGCGTGCCTGCTGTACTCGATTTGGCGAGCAGTGGATCTGCTCGTGCAGGTCGAGTTGACTGGTGAGTACGAACACTCGCCAATTGTGACAGCCGACAACACGCTGACGTTGCTGAAGAAGGAGACAGGAATCGGGTAG